One window of Leishmania mexicana MHOM/GT/2001/U1103 complete genome, chromosome 12 genomic DNA carries:
- a CDS encoding putative alanine aminotransferase produces the protein MLRNAARSFSPKRCYVSPQVIEAEYAVRGLIPTRADEIKADLLTGRGSYSFESLVYCNIGNPQSVGQMPLTFCRQVMALVDAPFLLEDAEIVGRLPEDAVARARRYLAEIGTGTGAYTESFGYRFARAAVAAHINERDHGVSPAATVNDICLTDGASMGAKLFLQLLVGGAGDAVMIPVPQYPLYSAQIALLGGVKVPYYLHESEGWVMKLPDLVAAYERCVAENGATPRLFVCINPGNPTGNVLERCVMEDVVRFCHERGMLLLADEVYQENVYDTRRRFLSFREVALGMPEPYCSETVLVSLHSTSKGLIGECGRRGGYFCMTNLPDALRQQVVKLCSINLCANVNGQLMTALMCSPPREDEASYVVHRRECDEIFTGMKERAELLARELGTVRGVSCQPVEGAMYAFPRIVLPERYAQRNEELNAAEGRRLELDARWALELLESSGIVVVPGSGFGQEPGTLHFRITILPPLAQIDRMVHAIRQFQDQIYEQYA, from the coding sequence ATGTTGCGCAATGCTGCTCGCAGCTTTTCGCCAAAGCGATGCTACGTAAGCCCGCAGGTCATCGAGGCGGAATACGCCGTGCGGGGGCTGATCCCAACCCGCGCGGATGAGATCAAGGCGGACCTGCTCACTGGCCGCGGCTCCTACTCGTTCGAAAGCCTCGTGTACTGCAACATCGGCAACCCACAGTCGGTGGGGCAGATGCCCCTAACGTTCTGCCGACAGGTGATGGCACTTGTGGATGCGCCGTTCCTGCTGGAAGATGCGGAGATCGTTGGGCGGCTGCCGGAGGACGCggttgcgcgtgcgcgcaggtACCTTGCGGAGATCGGGACGGGTACCGGCGCGTACACAGAGTCGTTCGGCTACCGGTttgcgcgcgctgccgttgctgcgcaCATTAACGAGCGCGACCACGGCGTGAGCCCCGCTGCGACGGTGAACGATATCTGTCTGACAGACGGCGCTAGCATGGGTGCGAAGCTtttcctgcagctgctcgtgggCGGCGCGGGCGATGCTGTGATGATCCCGGTTCCGCAGTATCCGCTATACTCTGCGCAGATCGCGCTACTTGGCGGGGTGAAGGTGCCCTACTACCTGCATGAGTCGGAGGGGTGGGTGATGAAGTTGCCGGATCTTGTTGCCGCGTACGAGCGGTGCGTGGCCGAGAACggggcgacgccgcgcttGTTCGTGTGCATCAATCCCGGGAACCCGACGGGGAACGTGCTGGAGCGCTGCGTGATGGAGGACGTCGTGCGGTTCTGCCACGAGCGCGgcatgctgctgcttgcgGACGAGGTGTACCAGGAGAACGTGTACGACACGCGGCGCCGGTTTTTGAGCTTCCGCGAGGTTGCGCTTGGGATGCCTGAGCCGTACTGCTCGGAGACGGTGCTTGTGTCCTTGCACTCGACATCAAAAGGACTGATTGGTGAAtgcgggcggcgcggcgggtaTTTCTGTATGACGAATCTGCctgatgcgctgcgccagcaggtTGTGAAGCTGTGCTCGATTAACCTCTGTGCGAATGTGAACGGACAGTTGATGACTGCGCTGAtgtgctcgccgccgcgcgaggacgaggcgagCTACGTAGTGCACCGGCGCGAGTGCGACGAGATCTTTACGGGCATGAAGGAGCGCGCTGAGCTGCTCGCGCGCGAGCTTGGGACTGTGCGTGGGGTCTCGTGCCAACCGGTGGAGGGCGCGATGTACGCGTTCCCGAGAATTGTGTTGCCTGAGCGGTACGCCCAGCGGAACGAGGAGCTGAACGCAGCGGAGGGTCGGCggctcgagctggacgcgcGGTgggcgctggagctgctggagtCAAGCGGTATCGTTGTTGTGCCCGGGTCTGGGTTTGGGCAGGAGCCCGGGACGCTGCACTTCCGGATAACGATTCTCCCACCTCTTGCACAGATTGATCGGATGGTGCATGCGATCCGCCAGTTCCAGGACCAGATCTACGAGCAGTACGCGTAG